A stretch of the Perca flavescens isolate YP-PL-M2 chromosome 10, PFLA_1.0, whole genome shotgun sequence genome encodes the following:
- the arhgef6 gene encoding rho guanine nucleotide exchange factor 6 isoform X2: protein MNPEEQTVTWLISLGVLSSPKKNIADPEEFLKTSLKDGVVLCKLTERLIPGFTPKYSQDPRTEADCITNIREFLRGCSSLKVEGFEPEWLYTGENFGKVLTTLLAVNFATQDCATERSCSQSGGHSPSQTTSSHTLSSAKSKGSLRRQSKSVEMSENGGGWQVMVKARFNFKQNNEDELSFNKGDLIHVLRQEEGGWWEGTLNGKTGWFPSNYVREIKPCEKPLSPKGTPLTKNYYSVVVQDILEHEREFVKELQTVLSCYLRPLQASDKLSSADSATLCGNLEEILTFQQALCVALEDCTKVPEGQQRVAGCYLNLMFQIKTLYLAYCSSHPSAVSILTDHSEELDKFMESQGASAPGILTLTTSLSKPFMRLDKYPTLLQELERHVEEAHPDYADIVKATAAFRSLVTQCQELRKRKNLELQILSEPVRGWDGDSMKSLGHVAYMSQVHVKNGSSEEKEERYLMLFPNVLVMLSASPRMSGFIYQGRLPLTGTTVTRHAEDADNAHYALDITGSMIDRITVFCSSAQELQDWLEHLQPFTKGGSPTGTISKTVEGKPQSMVGPPTHLSHLGSLSAVSRGPLEPPKISKPWSLSCLRPAPPLKPSAALGYKEDSSKSPRPMKKFLPGNRKKERKPSDDEVQTRKSTVALEEDAQILRVIEAYCTGASLHQNTTGVRLSVRKECIPQVLLPEEEKIIVEEMKSNGQTVIEEKSLVDAVYALKDEVHELKKENKWMKQFLEEEQKSRKDLERVVRKLAKQKNDSAWDDGGH, encoded by the exons ATGAATCCAGAGGAGCAGACCGTAACGTGGTTAATATCACTAGGAGTGCTCAGCTCGCCTAAAAAGAACATAGCGGACCCGGAGGAGTTTTTGAAAACATCGTTGAAGGATGGGGTCGTCCTGTGCAAACTCACGGAGCGGCTCATACCTGGTTTCACTCCCAAG TATTCCCAGGATCCGAGAACTGAAGCTGACTGCATTACCAACATCAGGGAGTTTTTAAGAGGATGCTCGTCCTTGAAAGTGGAG GGGTTTGAACCAGAGTGGTTATACACTGGCGAGAATTTTGGCAAGGTTCTGACCACTTTGCTGGCAGTCAACTTTGCCACACAAG ACTGTGCTACTGAAAGGTCATGTTCACAGTCCGGTGGCCACTCTCCTAGTCAGACGACatcttcacacacactctcctctgCCAAATCCAAAGGCTCTCTGCGTAGACAATCCAAATCGGTG GAGATGTCTGAGAACGGTGGAGGCTGGCAGGTGATGGTGAAGGCCCGGTTCAACTTCAAGCAGAACAATGAGGATGAGCTGTCATTCAATAAAGGGGACTTGATCCATGTGCTGCGGCAGGAAGAGGGAGGATGGTGGGAGGGCACACTCAACGGCAAGACGGGCTGGTTCCCCAGCAACTACGTCCGAGAGATCAAACCCTGCG AGAAGCCATTGTCTCCTAAAGGAACTCCGCTGACCAAGAACTACTATAGTGTG GTGGTACAGGACATCTTGGAACATGAGCGGGAATTTGTCAAAGAATTACAAACCGTGCTGAGTTGTTATCTACGACCTCTGCAAGCCAGCGACAA GCTGAGCAGCGCAGACAGCGCCACACTGTGTGGAAATCTGGAGGAGATACTCACCTTCCAGCAGGCTCTGTGTGTGGCTTTGGAGGACTGTACCAA AGTCCCAGAGGGCCAGCAGCGAGTGGCGGGCTGCTATTTAAACCTGATGTTTCAGATCAAGACTCTGTACCTGGCTTACTGTTCCAGCCATCCTTCAGCTGTTTCCATCCTCACTGACCACAG tGAAGAACTAGACAAGTTCATGGAGAGCCAGGGAGCCAGTGCTCCAGGGATCCTGACCCTGACCACCAGTCTCAGTAAGCCCTTCATGAGGCTCGACAAATACCCTACGCTGCTGCAGGAGCTAGAGAGACATGTGGAG GAAGCCCACCCAGACTATGCTGACATTGTAAAAGCGACAGCAGCATTTAGGAGCCTAGTG acaCAGTGCCAGGAACTGCGGAAGCGCAAGAACCTGGAGCTCCAGATCTTGTCAGAACCAGTGCGGGGCTGGGATGGAGACAGCATGAAGAGCCTGGGTCATGTGGCTTACATGTCCCAGGTCCATGTGAAAAATGGGTCCAGTGAG GAAAAAGAGGAGCGCTATCTAATGCTTTTCCCTAATGTGTTAGTCATGCTCTCCGCCAGTCCCCGGATGAGTGGCTTTATTTATCAG GGAAGACTGCCACTGACAGGCACCACAGTAACGAGACATGCAGAGGATGCAGACAATGCCCACTATGCCTTGGACATCACAG GAAGCATGATCGATCGTATAACAGTGTTCTGCAGTAGTGCCCAGGAGTTACAAGACTGGCTAGAGCACCTTCAGCCCTTTACCAAAGGAGGAAGCCCCACAGGCACCATCTCAAAG ACTGTAGAAGGCAAGCCACAGAGCATGGTGGGCCCTCCCACTCACCTCTCCCACCTGGGCAGCCTCAGCGCCGTCAGTCGCGGCCCCCTGGAACCGCCCAAGATCAGCAAGCCCTGGTCTCTGAGCTGTCTGCGCCCCGCGCCTCCCCTCAAACCCTCTGCTGCACTGGGATACAAAGAG GACTCCAGCAAAAGCCCACGGCCCATGAAGAAGTTCCTGCCAGGCAATAGGAAAAAAGAGCGGAAGCCCTCTGATGACGAGGTTCAAACGAGGAAAA GCACGGTTGCGCTGGAGGAGGACGCCCAGATACTTAGGGTGATTGAGGCGTACTGCACAGGAGCCAGCCTGCACCAGAACACCACAGGTGTGCGTTTAT cggTGCGGAAAGAGTGCATCCCTCAGGTGCTTCTGCCAGAGGAAGAGAAGATCATTGTGGAGGAGATGAAGAGCAACGGGCAGACCGTTATTGAGGAAAA gAGCCTTGTTGATGCTGTGTATGCTTTAAAGGATGAGGTTCATGAACTAAAAAAG GAGAATAAGTGGATGAAGCAGTTTTTGGAGGAGGAGCAGAAGTCTCGTAAAGATCTGGAGAGAGTGGTTCGAAAACTGGCCAAGCAGAAGAATGATTCTGCTTGGGATGACGGCGGCCACTGA
- the arhgef6 gene encoding rho guanine nucleotide exchange factor 6 isoform X1: MNPEEQTVTWLISLGVLSSPKKNIADPEEFLKTSLKDGVVLCKLTERLIPGFTPKYSQDPRTEADCITNIREFLRGCSSLKVEGFEPEWLYTGENFGKVLTTLLAVNFATQDCATERSCSQSGGHSPSQTTSSHTLSSAKSKGSLRRQSKSVEMSENGGGWQVMVKARFNFKQNNEDELSFNKGDLIHVLRQEEGGWWEGTLNGKTGWFPSNYVREIKPCEKPLSPKGTPLTKNYYSVVVQDILEHEREFVKELQTVLSCYLRPLQASDKLSSADSATLCGNLEEILTFQQALCVALEDCTKVPEGQQRVAGCYLNLMFQIKTLYLAYCSSHPSAVSILTDHSEELDKFMESQGASAPGILTLTTSLSKPFMRLDKYPTLLQELERHVEEAHPDYADIVKATAAFRSLVTQCQELRKRKNLELQILSEPVRGWDGDSMKSLGHVAYMSQVHVKNGSSEEKEERYLMLFPNVLVMLSASPRMSGFIYQGRLPLTGTTVTRHAEDADNAHYALDITGSMIDRITVFCSSAQELQDWLEHLQPFTKGGSPTGTISKTVEGKPQSMVGPPTHLSHLGSLSAVSRGPLEPPKISKPWSLSCLRPAPPLKPSAALGYKERMSYIMKDSSKSPRPMKKFLPGNRKKERKPSDDEVQTRKSTVALEEDAQILRVIEAYCTGASLHQNTTGVRLSVRKECIPQVLLPEEEKIIVEEMKSNGQTVIEEKSLVDAVYALKDEVHELKKENKWMKQFLEEEQKSRKDLERVVRKLAKQKNDSAWDDGGH, from the exons ATGAATCCAGAGGAGCAGACCGTAACGTGGTTAATATCACTAGGAGTGCTCAGCTCGCCTAAAAAGAACATAGCGGACCCGGAGGAGTTTTTGAAAACATCGTTGAAGGATGGGGTCGTCCTGTGCAAACTCACGGAGCGGCTCATACCTGGTTTCACTCCCAAG TATTCCCAGGATCCGAGAACTGAAGCTGACTGCATTACCAACATCAGGGAGTTTTTAAGAGGATGCTCGTCCTTGAAAGTGGAG GGGTTTGAACCAGAGTGGTTATACACTGGCGAGAATTTTGGCAAGGTTCTGACCACTTTGCTGGCAGTCAACTTTGCCACACAAG ACTGTGCTACTGAAAGGTCATGTTCACAGTCCGGTGGCCACTCTCCTAGTCAGACGACatcttcacacacactctcctctgCCAAATCCAAAGGCTCTCTGCGTAGACAATCCAAATCGGTG GAGATGTCTGAGAACGGTGGAGGCTGGCAGGTGATGGTGAAGGCCCGGTTCAACTTCAAGCAGAACAATGAGGATGAGCTGTCATTCAATAAAGGGGACTTGATCCATGTGCTGCGGCAGGAAGAGGGAGGATGGTGGGAGGGCACACTCAACGGCAAGACGGGCTGGTTCCCCAGCAACTACGTCCGAGAGATCAAACCCTGCG AGAAGCCATTGTCTCCTAAAGGAACTCCGCTGACCAAGAACTACTATAGTGTG GTGGTACAGGACATCTTGGAACATGAGCGGGAATTTGTCAAAGAATTACAAACCGTGCTGAGTTGTTATCTACGACCTCTGCAAGCCAGCGACAA GCTGAGCAGCGCAGACAGCGCCACACTGTGTGGAAATCTGGAGGAGATACTCACCTTCCAGCAGGCTCTGTGTGTGGCTTTGGAGGACTGTACCAA AGTCCCAGAGGGCCAGCAGCGAGTGGCGGGCTGCTATTTAAACCTGATGTTTCAGATCAAGACTCTGTACCTGGCTTACTGTTCCAGCCATCCTTCAGCTGTTTCCATCCTCACTGACCACAG tGAAGAACTAGACAAGTTCATGGAGAGCCAGGGAGCCAGTGCTCCAGGGATCCTGACCCTGACCACCAGTCTCAGTAAGCCCTTCATGAGGCTCGACAAATACCCTACGCTGCTGCAGGAGCTAGAGAGACATGTGGAG GAAGCCCACCCAGACTATGCTGACATTGTAAAAGCGACAGCAGCATTTAGGAGCCTAGTG acaCAGTGCCAGGAACTGCGGAAGCGCAAGAACCTGGAGCTCCAGATCTTGTCAGAACCAGTGCGGGGCTGGGATGGAGACAGCATGAAGAGCCTGGGTCATGTGGCTTACATGTCCCAGGTCCATGTGAAAAATGGGTCCAGTGAG GAAAAAGAGGAGCGCTATCTAATGCTTTTCCCTAATGTGTTAGTCATGCTCTCCGCCAGTCCCCGGATGAGTGGCTTTATTTATCAG GGAAGACTGCCACTGACAGGCACCACAGTAACGAGACATGCAGAGGATGCAGACAATGCCCACTATGCCTTGGACATCACAG GAAGCATGATCGATCGTATAACAGTGTTCTGCAGTAGTGCCCAGGAGTTACAAGACTGGCTAGAGCACCTTCAGCCCTTTACCAAAGGAGGAAGCCCCACAGGCACCATCTCAAAG ACTGTAGAAGGCAAGCCACAGAGCATGGTGGGCCCTCCCACTCACCTCTCCCACCTGGGCAGCCTCAGCGCCGTCAGTCGCGGCCCCCTGGAACCGCCCAAGATCAGCAAGCCCTGGTCTCTGAGCTGTCTGCGCCCCGCGCCTCCCCTCAAACCCTCTGCTGCACTGGGATACAAAGAG AGGATGTCTTATATCATGAAG GACTCCAGCAAAAGCCCACGGCCCATGAAGAAGTTCCTGCCAGGCAATAGGAAAAAAGAGCGGAAGCCCTCTGATGACGAGGTTCAAACGAGGAAAA GCACGGTTGCGCTGGAGGAGGACGCCCAGATACTTAGGGTGATTGAGGCGTACTGCACAGGAGCCAGCCTGCACCAGAACACCACAGGTGTGCGTTTAT cggTGCGGAAAGAGTGCATCCCTCAGGTGCTTCTGCCAGAGGAAGAGAAGATCATTGTGGAGGAGATGAAGAGCAACGGGCAGACCGTTATTGAGGAAAA gAGCCTTGTTGATGCTGTGTATGCTTTAAAGGATGAGGTTCATGAACTAAAAAAG GAGAATAAGTGGATGAAGCAGTTTTTGGAGGAGGAGCAGAAGTCTCGTAAAGATCTGGAGAGAGTGGTTCGAAAACTGGCCAAGCAGAAGAATGATTCTGCTTGGGATGACGGCGGCCACTGA
- the arhgef6 gene encoding rho guanine nucleotide exchange factor 6 isoform X3 yields the protein MKETQGESTVILLTYSQDPRTEADCITNIREFLRGCSSLKVEGFEPEWLYTGENFGKVLTTLLAVNFATQDCATERSCSQSGGHSPSQTTSSHTLSSAKSKGSLRRQSKSVEMSENGGGWQVMVKARFNFKQNNEDELSFNKGDLIHVLRQEEGGWWEGTLNGKTGWFPSNYVREIKPCEKPLSPKGTPLTKNYYSVVVQDILEHEREFVKELQTVLSCYLRPLQASDKLSSADSATLCGNLEEILTFQQALCVALEDCTKVPEGQQRVAGCYLNLMFQIKTLYLAYCSSHPSAVSILTDHSEELDKFMESQGASAPGILTLTTSLSKPFMRLDKYPTLLQELERHVEEAHPDYADIVKATAAFRSLVTQCQELRKRKNLELQILSEPVRGWDGDSMKSLGHVAYMSQVHVKNGSSEEKEERYLMLFPNVLVMLSASPRMSGFIYQGRLPLTGTTVTRHAEDADNAHYALDITGSMIDRITVFCSSAQELQDWLEHLQPFTKGGSPTGTISKTVEGKPQSMVGPPTHLSHLGSLSAVSRGPLEPPKISKPWSLSCLRPAPPLKPSAALGYKERMSYIMKDSSKSPRPMKKFLPGNRKKERKPSDDEVQTRKSTVALEEDAQILRVIEAYCTGASLHQNTTGVRLSVRKECIPQVLLPEEEKIIVEEMKSNGQTVIEEKSLVDAVYALKDEVHELKKENKWMKQFLEEEQKSRKDLERVVRKLAKQKNDSAWDDGGH from the exons ATGAAGGAGACGCAGGGAGAATCCACAGTTATTTTGTTAACT TATTCCCAGGATCCGAGAACTGAAGCTGACTGCATTACCAACATCAGGGAGTTTTTAAGAGGATGCTCGTCCTTGAAAGTGGAG GGGTTTGAACCAGAGTGGTTATACACTGGCGAGAATTTTGGCAAGGTTCTGACCACTTTGCTGGCAGTCAACTTTGCCACACAAG ACTGTGCTACTGAAAGGTCATGTTCACAGTCCGGTGGCCACTCTCCTAGTCAGACGACatcttcacacacactctcctctgCCAAATCCAAAGGCTCTCTGCGTAGACAATCCAAATCGGTG GAGATGTCTGAGAACGGTGGAGGCTGGCAGGTGATGGTGAAGGCCCGGTTCAACTTCAAGCAGAACAATGAGGATGAGCTGTCATTCAATAAAGGGGACTTGATCCATGTGCTGCGGCAGGAAGAGGGAGGATGGTGGGAGGGCACACTCAACGGCAAGACGGGCTGGTTCCCCAGCAACTACGTCCGAGAGATCAAACCCTGCG AGAAGCCATTGTCTCCTAAAGGAACTCCGCTGACCAAGAACTACTATAGTGTG GTGGTACAGGACATCTTGGAACATGAGCGGGAATTTGTCAAAGAATTACAAACCGTGCTGAGTTGTTATCTACGACCTCTGCAAGCCAGCGACAA GCTGAGCAGCGCAGACAGCGCCACACTGTGTGGAAATCTGGAGGAGATACTCACCTTCCAGCAGGCTCTGTGTGTGGCTTTGGAGGACTGTACCAA AGTCCCAGAGGGCCAGCAGCGAGTGGCGGGCTGCTATTTAAACCTGATGTTTCAGATCAAGACTCTGTACCTGGCTTACTGTTCCAGCCATCCTTCAGCTGTTTCCATCCTCACTGACCACAG tGAAGAACTAGACAAGTTCATGGAGAGCCAGGGAGCCAGTGCTCCAGGGATCCTGACCCTGACCACCAGTCTCAGTAAGCCCTTCATGAGGCTCGACAAATACCCTACGCTGCTGCAGGAGCTAGAGAGACATGTGGAG GAAGCCCACCCAGACTATGCTGACATTGTAAAAGCGACAGCAGCATTTAGGAGCCTAGTG acaCAGTGCCAGGAACTGCGGAAGCGCAAGAACCTGGAGCTCCAGATCTTGTCAGAACCAGTGCGGGGCTGGGATGGAGACAGCATGAAGAGCCTGGGTCATGTGGCTTACATGTCCCAGGTCCATGTGAAAAATGGGTCCAGTGAG GAAAAAGAGGAGCGCTATCTAATGCTTTTCCCTAATGTGTTAGTCATGCTCTCCGCCAGTCCCCGGATGAGTGGCTTTATTTATCAG GGAAGACTGCCACTGACAGGCACCACAGTAACGAGACATGCAGAGGATGCAGACAATGCCCACTATGCCTTGGACATCACAG GAAGCATGATCGATCGTATAACAGTGTTCTGCAGTAGTGCCCAGGAGTTACAAGACTGGCTAGAGCACCTTCAGCCCTTTACCAAAGGAGGAAGCCCCACAGGCACCATCTCAAAG ACTGTAGAAGGCAAGCCACAGAGCATGGTGGGCCCTCCCACTCACCTCTCCCACCTGGGCAGCCTCAGCGCCGTCAGTCGCGGCCCCCTGGAACCGCCCAAGATCAGCAAGCCCTGGTCTCTGAGCTGTCTGCGCCCCGCGCCTCCCCTCAAACCCTCTGCTGCACTGGGATACAAAGAG AGGATGTCTTATATCATGAAG GACTCCAGCAAAAGCCCACGGCCCATGAAGAAGTTCCTGCCAGGCAATAGGAAAAAAGAGCGGAAGCCCTCTGATGACGAGGTTCAAACGAGGAAAA GCACGGTTGCGCTGGAGGAGGACGCCCAGATACTTAGGGTGATTGAGGCGTACTGCACAGGAGCCAGCCTGCACCAGAACACCACAGGTGTGCGTTTAT cggTGCGGAAAGAGTGCATCCCTCAGGTGCTTCTGCCAGAGGAAGAGAAGATCATTGTGGAGGAGATGAAGAGCAACGGGCAGACCGTTATTGAGGAAAA gAGCCTTGTTGATGCTGTGTATGCTTTAAAGGATGAGGTTCATGAACTAAAAAAG GAGAATAAGTGGATGAAGCAGTTTTTGGAGGAGGAGCAGAAGTCTCGTAAAGATCTGGAGAGAGTGGTTCGAAAACTGGCCAAGCAGAAGAATGATTCTGCTTGGGATGACGGCGGCCACTGA